AAACCCCGAACCTGTTTTTGGATTAAACCTTTTTCTAAAAGGTTTGATGTTTCAATCCTTGTTTTCTTAGACTCCTTTGCAACCTGATAGATGCAATCATGCGATACGAGCCGAGCTTTTCCGCGTTTCAATCCTTGTTTTCTTAGACTCCTTTGCAACCCTCAAAATTTTACCCCATTCCCATTTTCAAGTATGTTCTCACCCTATTTATATCTTTTGATATGCCTGGCTGCTCATGATTGAGAAGATACCAATATATATTATTGGTGCTCACCAGCCATAAATATTCACACGACAATATGTTCTCTAACTTCCGGCATCTTCCCTATTATTATCATTTCCCTTCTACATGCCTCGCACAGGTCTATCACATGTATCTTATCCTCCTCTCCCAATTCCAGCTCGTTTATCTCCTTTACGAGCGATTCCTTATCTTTTATCGTTACTATCCCGTTGAATACGCTGTATTG
This DNA window, taken from Methanophagales archaeon, encodes the following:
- the cas2 gene encoding CRISPR-associated endonuclease Cas2, whose amino-acid sequence is MKMKQERHLYIVYDIKEDSTRNHLSRRLAYYGLRRVQYSVFNGIVTIKDKESLVKEINELELGEEDKIHVIDLCEACRREMIIIGKMPEVREHIVV